The following nucleotide sequence is from Desulfuromonadales bacterium.
TCTTGCCGCCGAGCCAGGAGGAGAAGTAGCACTGGCCGGAGAAGGAGAAGCAGAGGGCGCCGTGAACGAAATGTTCCAGCTCGAGGCGGGTGGTCCGCCGCAGGGCGGCGATCTCGGCGAGGCTGAGTTCGCGGGCGAGCACGCCGCGGGTGAATCCCATCCGCTCGAGCATCTGCACGCCGGCGGCGTTGTGCACGGTCATCTGCGTCGAGGCGTGCAGCTCGAGGCCGGGAAAGTGCCGGCGGGCCAGTCGCCAGACGGCCAGGTCCTGGAGGATGACGGCGTCGACCGCCATCGCCTCGAGGGCCCCGAGGGTCTCTACGAGCTGCGGCAGCTCCCGCTCCTTAACCAGCGTGTTCAGGGTCACATAGACCTTGCGGCCGAGTCCGTGGGCGTAGGCGATCAGGCGCTCCATCTCGGTGGTGCTGAAATTCTTCGCCTTGGCGCGGGCTGAGAACTCCTTGAGTCCGGTGTAGACGGCATCGGCCCCCCCCTCCATGGCGGCGAAGAAGGACTCAAGGCTTCCGGCGGGGGCAAGAATCTCGGGCTTGGTGAAGGTTGGTGGGTTCATGGCGGTCCAAAAAAGCGGCCGGGTGGACAACCCGGCCGTGTCAGTAGCGTGAGACTGCAGGATAGCACGGAGGCGGAGCAGGAATCAACCGAGGAATCGGGGTGTTAGCGATAGCAAACGGCTTAGAACGATGTTATTATTGTGCGGACCCCCTCCAAGGAGATCGCCATGCCTTTTGCCCCGCCTCCTGAACAGCTCCTCGACCAGCCGGAGATGGAACTGATGGAACTCTTCGGCCGGATGCGTTCGCTGGCAACCGGCGCCGGCTTCACCGGCACCCTGCCCGCGCTCTGGCAGTGCTCCGACGAGAGTCAGGCGATCAAGAAGGCACTCTTCGGCTACGTCTTCGACTGTCCGGTTTTCAACCTCGGCCGGGTGGGGGCCCTGCTCGATCCGACCCGGCTGGGACCGGCTTCGCACCACGGCCATGACCTGGTGATCCTTGGCGGCAGCCATATCGGCAGCCATGAAGAAGAGGGCATCGGCTACGTCGAACGGATCCACGGTAAGGTGGCTCCTTGCTGCGGCAAGCTGCTCTCGGTTCTCGACGAATACCTGCAGCTCTACCGGCGTGCCAGTTCGCTGCTTGCCTTGTTCCGCGAAGGTGACGAACTCAGGGTCGAAATCCCCTACAAGTACCTCTTTCGCAAGCCCCCGTCCGATTCGGCGCGCATTCACCTCCAGTTGAACCGACTGGTTGAAGGCGAGACGCTGCGCGATTCGAGCCACGGCAAGATCTATCGCCTCCATCCAGCCTTCGCCGCCCGGCATGCGCGGGCCATCGCCGCCCTGGATTGCTCGCCGCGCCCCATAGGTTCTTTGCTGGAACCGGAGACTTTCCGGTTCAGCAAGCGCCTCGACAAGGAGAGCTTCGACCCCCTGATCATGCTGGAGGTTTCCATTTTCGACTTTCTGCCGGACGTCGTCACCTCGCCCCGCCCGCACCGACGCCTCTCCGACGTCAACACCTGGCGCCAGTTCCACCGTCTCGCCTCCTACCTTACCGATACCTTCGACAGCGGCGAGCGCAACATCCTCGTTGTGGCCGGCTTGACCCTCGACCAATCCATCCGGCGCAACACCTTCATCCCCCAGTTCGGGTTCTGGATGGAGCAGGGCCGGGCCCTGCAGGCCCGCTACTTCGGCCCGCCGGAGATCAACGAGTTGCTGCTGAGGCAGGAAGCCTACCGGCCCAGCCGGACTTTTCTGGAGTACGCGGGAGTGAAGAGGTAGGGGCGCATTGCATGCGCCCACAATAACGCGAAAACGGGTTCACCGCATGGGCGCACAACAGTGCGCCCCTACAATGCCCGAGGGTCGGTTATCCCAGCATTCCCCTGTCCGCCAGGCTCACATAGTCGCCGCTGCCGATGATGATGTGATCGAGGACGCGTACGCCCATCAGCTCGCCGGCTTCCCGCAGGCGGGTGGTGATTTCCAGGTCCTCGCGACTGGGGGTGGGATCCCCGGAAGGGTGGTTGTGGACGAAGAGGACGGCGGCCGCCGAGTCCCGCACCACCGGCGCGAAAACTTCGCGGGGGTGGACGATGCTGGCGGTGAGGCTCCCTTCCGAAACCTGCACCTCACGCAGCACCCGGTTCTTGCTGTCGAGCAGCAGGGCGAGAAAAACCTCCTTGCGGCGGTCGCGCAACCGTTCGTGGTAATGCCGAAAAACCTCGGCCGAGGAGGTGAAACGGTCGCCCGGGCGCAACGCCTCGGTAGCGAAGCGCCGGGCGATCTGGAAGACGGCCAAAAGTTCCGCCGCTTTTGCCGGGCCGATGCCGCGGAGCTCACAAAGCTCGCCGATGGTGGCGCCGGCCAGCTGCCGCAGCGAGCCGAAGCGTGTCAGCAGCATCCGGCCATGGTCGAGGGCGCTGGTCTGGGATGCGGCGTCCCCCGTCCGCAGGATCAGGGCAAGCAGCTCGGCGTCGCTCAGGGCTTCCGCCCCGTGGTTGAGCAGTTTCTCCCGGGGCCGCTCGGCCTCGGGCCAGTCCTTGATCCTTCGCATTTCCCCCTCCTCGTCAGGCGGCGGTGCCGCCGAACCCTATTGTTTGTAGCTGCAGCAGAAAAAGCAGAGGACCGGCCTGATGGCCGGTCCTCTGCTGGTGACGTCCGCCGGATGGGCTATTTCGCCGGCGTCTCGGGCTCTTTGAGCGGGCTGCCCCAGAAGGTGCCGAGCATCCGCTTGTCGCTCTCGCTGAGAACGGCGCCCCGCTCCAGCATGCGCTGCTGGATCTTCTCCAGATCCTGCCGTTTTTTGATAGCAATATCGACCCGTTCACGGGTGTGGCAGACCGTGCATTTGGTATCGATGACCCGCTGGAACTCATCCATCCCGCGCATGCGGTGGGCACCCAAGTCCTCGACCGCTACCGCGGCGAAAGGAGGCAGCGACAAAAAGAGGCAGAGCGTGAAAAGGGCAAAACTCTTGAGCATCTGCCTACTCCCGGACAAAGATGTCGATGTCCGTTTCATGCACCATCGCCATCAGGTGGGCATACTCGGACTCGATCAGAGCGTAATGGTCGCGGGTCTCCTTGACCATTTTTTCGAAGACGGCCCGAACTGCCGGGTCAACGATGTGGGAAGCGGTCAGGGCGAGGTTCTTCGCCAGGTCTTCCTCCTCGCGCAGGGCGATTTCCATCGCCTTGCGCTCATGCGTGCTCTCGTCGAGGGCCTTCTGAAGTTCCTTGAGCATGACCGAGTCGGGATGGGGCGGGGTCGCCATGAACTGCTCGAAGCTGCCGAGGTCACCCCCCTGGTAGAGATGGAAGAAATGGCTGGCGTGTTCGCGCTCTTCGCTGGAGAGCAGGGTGAAGACCTTTTTGCCCCGCGGATTTTTGGTGATCTCGGCCGCCCGCTTGTAGAAGTCCATGACGTTCTTTTCGGTCTGGATGGCCAGTTTGAGAGCTTCCTGCAATTTGAATTCCTGCGGCATGGGGTGCTTCCTCCTTCGGTTTGTTATGAGGCAGGGAAAATGTTTACGTTTTGAAAAGTATTACCGAAGGTCGCCGCATGTCAACATTGCCGGCGCGAAAACCGGCAGCGCAGCGGTCGGAAGCGAACTACCTCGCCGCGGTACCCGCCAGGGCGAGCTTGTCGCTGATGTTGTTCTTCAGCCAGTTCGGATCCCACCACTCGAGCGGGTTGACCTGCTGGCCGGCGATCAGCACGCTCAGATGCAGATGGTCACCGCCGGCCATGCCGGTGGCGCCGGTGCGGCCGACGATCTGCCCCTTGCTGACGGTTTCGCCCTTCTGGACAGACATCTGGCTCAGGTGGCCGTAGAGGGTCTGCAGACCGAGCCCGTGGTCGACGACGACGCAGTTGCCGTAGATGCCCAGCTCATCGGCGAAGACTACCGTCCCGGCGTTGGCAGCCGGTACCGGGGCCTGGGCGGTGGACGCGAGGTCGATGCCGAGGTGGGTCTGCCGGTCGATGGCCTGGCCGGCGTGGTAATAGGTGCGGGCCTGGGCAAAAAAGCCGGGAACGGCGGCGTTGGGCTGGCGCATGAAGACCCCGTCCCACAGCGGTTGCCCGGCGGTCTGCTGGCCGAAGTCGAGCAGAGCGCTGGTGTTCTGCTGCCGCATCTCCCGGTTGACCTTCAGGAAGAGTTCCACGGGATCGGTAACGGCGGGATAATAGTGCTGGAAGTCGGGAACGATTTTCGTTTCCAGAAACTTCTGGCTTACCTCGATGCGGTCGGTGGGGAAGGGTTTCGGGTTGAGGTGGTAGTAGATGCCGGCCAGCCGCTCATTGCCGGCCGCGTCGGTCGCCAGCACCTTAGGCACGAAGGTCGCGGGATTCATGTCGTAGGGGAAGGCGAAGAGGCAGATGTAGGTGCCCGAAGACTGACGGTGGCCGGGGAAGAACAGCCCGCCGACCGTCACCCCGGTTTTCTCCACCGGCTCGGAGATGGTGTAGACGACGAGGCCAGCGCCCCCCTGATTGATGTTGTGGGCGGTGCTCAATATCGTCACTGCCGGCGGCTTGTTGTCATAATCGAACTTGAGTATCTTCTCGTTCGAGTTGCCTGCGCCAAAGCGAAACGGCGAATGGTCGACGGCGGTGATGCGCACCTCGAAGGAGCCTTCCTGCAGACTCGTTCCGCCAAAATTGACGGTTTCATCTGCCGCGGCGGTGCCGGCGGTGAAATCACGGGCAACCACCTCGCTGGCTTTTTCCCCCTGGACAACCGTGATCCGCAGGCTCTTGAGTCCAGCACCGGCGTCGGCCAGCCGGACGGTCAAAGGACGGCGGGCGGAAACCGGACCCGTTTCCGGATTCGCCTCGATGCCGGGGGCCGTGGTATCACGGAAATAGACGAAAACCCCAGCGCCGAGGGCGCCGAGCAGGATGAGCAACAGCAGCAGTTTACCCTTTTTCACGGATCATTCT
It contains:
- the radC gene encoding DNA repair protein RadC, with product MRRIKDWPEAERPREKLLNHGAEALSDAELLALILRTGDAASQTSALDHGRMLLTRFGSLRQLAGATIGELCELRGIGPAKAAELLAVFQIARRFATEALRPGDRFTSSAEVFRHYHERLRDRRKEVFLALLLDSKNRVLREVQVSEGSLTASIVHPREVFAPVVRDSAAAVLFVHNHPSGDPTPSREDLEITTRLREAGELMGVRVLDHIIIGSGDYVSLADRGMLG
- a CDS encoding ferritin family protein codes for the protein MPQEFKLQEALKLAIQTEKNVMDFYKRAAEITKNPRGKKVFTLLSSEEREHASHFFHLYQGGDLGSFEQFMATPPHPDSVMLKELQKALDESTHERKAMEIALREEEDLAKNLALTASHIVDPAVRAVFEKMVKETRDHYALIESEYAHLMAMVHETDIDIFVRE
- a CDS encoding M23 family metallopeptidase, yielding MKKGKLLLLLILLGALGAGVFVYFRDTTAPGIEANPETGPVSARRPLTVRLADAGAGLKSLRITVVQGEKASEVVARDFTAGTAAADETVNFGGTSLQEGSFEVRITAVDHSPFRFGAGNSNEKILKFDYDNKPPAVTILSTAHNINQGGAGLVVYTISEPVEKTGVTVGGLFFPGHRQSSGTYICLFAFPYDMNPATFVPKVLATDAAGNERLAGIYYHLNPKPFPTDRIEVSQKFLETKIVPDFQHYYPAVTDPVELFLKVNREMRQQNTSALLDFGQQTAGQPLWDGVFMRQPNAAVPGFFAQARTYYHAGQAIDRQTHLGIDLASTAQAPVPAANAGTVVFADELGIYGNCVVVDHGLGLQTLYGHLSQMSVQKGETVSKGQIVGRTGATGMAGGDHLHLSVLIAGQQVNPLEWWDPNWLKNNISDKLALAGTAAR